One Gemmatimonadota bacterium DNA window includes the following coding sequences:
- a CDS encoding 50S ribosomal protein L27 → MAHKKGVGSSRNGRDSNPKFLGVKTGDGMRVRAGNIIVRQRGTRILPGENVGRGNDDTLFALTDGIVQFRRYGKKRTQVHIADG, encoded by the coding sequence ATGGCCCACAAGAAAGGTGTAGGAAGTTCTCGCAACGGGAGAGACAGCAACCCCAAGTTTCTCGGCGTCAAGACCGGAGACGGCATGCGCGTCCGGGCCGGCAACATCATCGTCCGGCAGCGGGGAACGCGGATTCTGCCCGGAGAAAACGTTGGGCGCGGCAACGACGACACCCTCTTCGCCTTGACGGACGGCATCGTCCAGTTCCGCCGGTACGGGAAGAAGCGCACGCAGGTCCATATCGCCGACGGGTGA
- the rplU gene encoding 50S ribosomal protein L21, producing the protein MYAVIRSGDQQFSVNEGDTIQVEKIAAEVGDEITIDQVLLLGGGETLVGTPTVAGATVTAKVTEQGRHPKIVVFKMKRRKNYRRKRGHRQPYTALEITGINYDPSATN; encoded by the coding sequence ATGTACGCTGTGATCAGATCGGGCGATCAGCAGTTCAGTGTCAACGAGGGAGATACGATCCAGGTCGAGAAGATCGCCGCCGAAGTGGGAGACGAGATCACCATCGACCAGGTGCTCCTCCTGGGCGGCGGAGAGACGCTGGTCGGCACGCCGACGGTAGCCGGGGCCACCGTGACGGCCAAGGTTACGGAGCAGGGCCGCCATCCCAAGATCGTGGTGTTCAAGATGAAACGCCGTAAAAACTACCGCCGGAAGAGAGGGCACAGGCAGCCATATACCGCGCTCGAAATTACCGGCATCAATTACGACCCAAGCGCAACCAACTGA
- a CDS encoding Rne/Rng family ribonuclease: protein MRKDIIVETATHETRIAMLEDNHLVELLVERPEHERVVGNICKGVVTAVIPSIQAAFVDIGLDKAAFLQASDVTSGADWIDFDDDDEKQDSGSGRSRDREYQIQEMVKEGQEIVVQITKESIGTKGPRVTSQISLPGRFLVLVPHANYVGVSRRIDDWSEKRRLRDLARKLKDDDFGVIVRTAALGKSDSELKNDLKALTRIWRTIEKEVGKTPAPAMIHKDVEMTSGMIRDLFTPDIDSVIIDSKAVYKEILAYLKGVAPQLRERVHMYDGTAPVFDAYGIENEIGKALHRKVWLKNGGYILIEPTEALVTIDVNSGRYAGSRGHEETVFQTNLEACAEVARQLRLRDIGGIIVIDFIDMEDRGNRRQVHQEMEKAMSHDRARTRMSKEISEFGLIEMTRQRIRPSLLFTFSEACPVCDGTGRIMSRITMVTQIGRWLKRAKPGLRERKLKLKVHPTVALSLHENGREKLVNLQDEYKMQLQVEEDPFLHVEEFRVFSGKRDLDVTDEFK, encoded by the coding sequence TTGCGGAAAGACATCATAGTTGAGACGGCCACGCACGAAACGCGCATCGCGATGCTCGAGGATAACCATCTCGTCGAGTTGCTGGTCGAACGCCCGGAACACGAGCGCGTGGTCGGGAACATCTGCAAGGGCGTGGTGACGGCGGTCATACCGAGCATTCAGGCGGCCTTTGTGGATATCGGCCTGGACAAGGCGGCCTTCCTGCAGGCATCGGACGTAACCAGTGGGGCCGACTGGATCGATTTCGACGACGACGACGAGAAGCAGGATTCCGGATCCGGACGTAGCAGGGACCGGGAATACCAGATCCAGGAGATGGTCAAGGAAGGCCAGGAGATCGTTGTCCAGATCACGAAGGAGTCCATCGGCACCAAGGGACCGCGGGTCACCTCGCAGATTTCCCTGCCGGGCAGGTTCCTCGTGCTGGTGCCCCATGCCAACTACGTCGGCGTTTCCCGGCGTATCGACGACTGGAGTGAGAAGCGCAGGCTGAGGGACCTGGCCAGGAAACTCAAGGACGACGACTTCGGGGTCATCGTGCGGACCGCCGCCCTGGGCAAATCGGACTCCGAGTTGAAGAACGACCTCAAGGCGCTGACCAGGATATGGCGGACTATAGAGAAGGAGGTCGGGAAGACGCCGGCACCCGCCATGATCCACAAGGACGTCGAAATGACGTCCGGGATGATACGCGACCTGTTCACGCCCGACATCGACAGCGTGATCATCGACTCGAAGGCGGTATACAAGGAGATCCTGGCCTATCTCAAGGGCGTGGCCCCCCAGCTTCGCGAGCGCGTCCACATGTACGATGGGACGGCGCCGGTGTTCGACGCCTACGGGATCGAGAACGAGATCGGCAAGGCGCTCCACCGGAAGGTATGGCTGAAGAACGGCGGCTACATCCTCATCGAACCCACCGAAGCGCTGGTGACGATCGACGTGAATTCAGGACGATACGCGGGGTCAAGGGGACACGAGGAAACCGTGTTCCAGACCAATCTGGAAGCTTGCGCGGAAGTGGCGCGGCAGCTCAGGCTCAGGGATATCGGGGGGATCATCGTCATCGATTTCATTGACATGGAAGACCGCGGGAACCGGCGCCAGGTGCACCAGGAAATGGAGAAGGCCATGTCGCACGACCGCGCGCGGACACGCATGTCCAAGGAGATCAGCGAATTCGGGCTGATCGAGATGACCCGACAGCGGATTCGCCCCAGCCTGCTGTTCACCTTCAGCGAGGCGTGCCCGGTGTGCGACGGGACCGGCCGTATCATGTCGCGCATCACCATGGTCACCCAGATCGGCCGATGGCTGAAGCGGGCCAAGCCCGGCCTGAGAGAACGAAAGCTCAAGCTCAAGGTGCATCCCACCGTGGCGTTGAGTCTGCATGAGAACGGACGGGAGAAACTGGTGAACCTGCAGGACGAGTACAAGATGCAACTTCAAGTCGAGGAAGACCCGTTCCTGCACGTGGAAGAGTTCCGCGTGTTTTCGGGCAAACGGGACCTGGACGTGACCGACGAGTTCAAGTAA
- a CDS encoding glycosyltransferase family 9 protein, which produces MPEDPRRILVIKLRATGDVVLATPVIENLNRRFPRARLSFLTEEASADVLRWNPLLDELIVLPLRRWGSLGIRVSWREQARFYRNLRQRRFDLVFDLFGNPRSALLTWLTGAPDRVGFAFRGRRHAYTTVVTPSCRPGHEVQFHLEALAALDIPVAADWPHVAIPGSAHHKADAWLREHVPDGRAIIGLNPGGGWAIKRWPPGFFGRLADALIDEYGVDVLILWGPGEEGLVARVTGAMRNRPLVLPETTLAELGAFLQRCSLLVSNDSAPMHIAAALNVPTVGIFGPTDPRAQGPWGDGHGVVRKESVDCLGCNLIKCPIGNICMTTLEPGELLEKIRAYIPVGIVGT; this is translated from the coding sequence ATGCCCGAAGATCCCAGGCGCATACTGGTCATTAAACTGCGGGCCACCGGGGACGTCGTCCTGGCGACGCCCGTCATCGAGAACCTGAATCGGCGCTTCCCGCGGGCCCGCCTCTCCTTCCTGACGGAGGAGGCTTCCGCCGACGTCCTGCGGTGGAATCCCTTGCTGGACGAGCTCATCGTGCTGCCCCTGCGCCGGTGGGGAAGCCTGGGCATCCGCGTTTCCTGGCGCGAACAGGCGCGGTTCTATCGCAATCTGCGCCAGAGACGCTTCGATCTCGTATTCGACCTCTTCGGAAATCCCCGCAGCGCCTTGTTGACCTGGCTGACCGGGGCGCCGGACCGGGTCGGTTTCGCTTTCCGGGGGCGCCGCCACGCCTACACCACCGTAGTCACGCCCTCCTGCCGGCCAGGGCACGAGGTCCAGTTCCACCTGGAAGCCCTGGCGGCGCTGGACATCCCGGTGGCCGCCGACTGGCCGCATGTCGCCATACCAGGGTCGGCCCACCATAAAGCAGACGCATGGCTGCGGGAGCACGTCCCGGACGGCCGTGCGATCATCGGCCTGAATCCAGGCGGTGGTTGGGCCATCAAGCGTTGGCCGCCGGGGTTTTTCGGCCGCCTGGCCGACGCCCTGATCGATGAATACGGCGTGGACGTGCTGATCCTGTGGGGTCCGGGCGAGGAAGGGCTCGTCGCGCGGGTAACCGGCGCCATGCGCAACCGTCCCCTCGTGCTCCCGGAGACGACGCTCGCCGAACTCGGCGCATTCCTTCAGCGCTGCAGCCTGCTGGTCAGCAACGACAGCGCGCCGATGCACATAGCCGCGGCGCTGAACGTTCCCACTGTCGGCATCTTCGGTCCCACCGACCCCCGCGCCCAGGGCCCCTGGGGCGACGGTCACGGCGTGGTGCGGAAGGAAAGCGTCGACTGTCTCGGCTGCAACCTGATCAAGTGTCCGATCGGCAATATATGCATGACGACGCTGGAACCCGGGGAGCTGCTGGAAAAGATTCGCGCGTATATTCCGGTCGGAATAGTCGGAACTTGA
- a CDS encoding glycosyltransferase family 9 protein, whose product MRPDRRVARTKKNARGLMDVPKARRILISRLRFIGDVVLTTPVIRALKRHYAEAELFYLAESGPAAVLARNPYLEEVIALPDELLPGRSVLTRCGEQLRFLRALRKRRFDLVIDLFGNPRSALLTLATGARMRVGYDVRGRGAAYNVKIRRSDSLRVVDAYLDAVRTIGVPADDDRTEVHFSAEDAAWADSWLAKRGVDGDRLIAALNPGASWPAKTWSAGRFAELARRMIEALDLRVLVVAGPGQREAMDGLAGMAGVACPVVETGSLARLAALIRRCDLFVSNDCGPMHIAAAVGTPTIGLFGPSNPRIWFPYSQAEGHFALEAGVDDCCGRDFCVRPTPCIESISPCQVLEATESVLRGISNRPAE is encoded by the coding sequence ATGCGGCCTGATCGGCGTGTCGCCCGAACCAAAAAAAACGCTCGAGGTCTTATGGACGTCCCGAAGGCAAGACGGATCCTCATTTCCCGTTTGCGCTTCATCGGCGACGTGGTGCTTACCACGCCGGTGATCAGGGCGTTGAAGCGGCACTACGCGGAAGCGGAACTCTTCTACCTCGCGGAGTCGGGACCCGCGGCGGTCCTCGCCCGGAACCCTTACCTGGAAGAGGTGATCGCGCTACCTGACGAACTCCTGCCTGGCCGGTCCGTGCTGACCCGCTGCGGGGAACAGCTGCGCTTCCTCCGTGCCCTGCGAAAGCGCCGTTTCGACCTGGTGATCGATCTCTTCGGCAATCCGCGCAGCGCGCTGCTGACCCTGGCCACGGGCGCCCGGATGCGGGTCGGTTATGACGTGCGGGGAAGGGGCGCGGCGTACAATGTCAAGATCAGGCGGTCGGATTCTCTCCGGGTAGTGGATGCCTACCTGGATGCGGTCCGTACGATCGGCGTTCCCGCGGATGACGACCGCACCGAGGTCCATTTCTCCGCCGAAGACGCGGCATGGGCCGATTCCTGGCTCGCGAAGCGGGGCGTGGACGGCGACCGCCTGATCGCCGCGCTGAACCCCGGCGCAAGCTGGCCGGCCAAGACGTGGAGCGCGGGCCGATTCGCCGAACTGGCCCGACGGATGATCGAAGCGCTGGACCTGCGTGTACTGGTGGTCGCGGGACCGGGGCAGCGGGAGGCTATGGACGGGTTGGCCGGCATGGCGGGCGTCGCCTGTCCCGTCGTGGAAACCGGTTCACTCGCCCGGCTGGCCGCGTTGATCCGGCGGTGCGACCTGTTCGTTTCCAATGACTGCGGGCCGATGCATATCGCCGCGGCCGTGGGAACGCCAACGATCGGCCTATTCGGTCCGAGCAACCCGCGGATCTGGTTTCCCTATTCACAGGCCGAAGGGCACTTCGCCCTGGAAGCCGGTGTGGACGACTGTTGCGGCCGCGATTTCTGCGTCCGGCCGACACCATGTATCGAATCGATATCGCCGTGCCAGGTCCTGGAGGCCACGGAGTCCGTCCTGCGCGGGATTTCCAACCGTCCGGCGGAGTAG
- a CDS encoding glycosyltransferase: protein MAQCERCSIVIPTWNAGYLVERCLRSMKDHGTADQAEIVVVDDGSTADTAERTWAACPDAVLVRHDGNRGFAAACNTGVSRASHEVVVLLNNDVVATGPFLDPLLSHFRDDRVFAVNPRVYQAGDGRPGGGLVRGAMHCGLLRLRWAERESLREGRTLTLYANGAAMAVSRSKYLALGGFDTLYAPFYSEDLDLSYRAYQRGWTVLYEPESRLTHEHGATIATRHDRAFIDRVSARNRILFVWRNMRDLRYLVSHVFWMMARFLGAVLKGDLTFPRALMDAARLVDAVRTRRRSDPDPVATDREILGSTSGWAGRES, encoded by the coding sequence ATGGCACAGTGCGAACGATGCAGTATCGTGATCCCGACGTGGAATGCAGGCTATCTGGTCGAACGGTGCCTGCGTTCAATGAAAGACCACGGGACAGCGGACCAGGCGGAGATCGTGGTGGTGGACGACGGCAGCACGGCCGACACGGCTGAAAGGACGTGGGCAGCCTGTCCGGACGCGGTCCTGGTCAGGCACGACGGGAACAGGGGGTTCGCCGCAGCCTGCAACACGGGGGTGTCGCGGGCTTCGCACGAGGTCGTGGTCCTGCTCAACAACGACGTCGTCGCCACCGGCCCTTTCCTGGATCCCCTACTTTCCCATTTCCGTGATGATCGGGTGTTCGCCGTCAATCCACGGGTCTACCAGGCCGGGGACGGGCGTCCCGGCGGCGGTCTCGTGCGGGGCGCCATGCACTGCGGACTGCTGCGGCTGAGGTGGGCGGAACGTGAGTCCCTGCGGGAAGGCCGTACACTCACCCTATACGCCAACGGGGCCGCCATGGCGGTATCTCGGTCGAAGTACCTGGCACTGGGCGGGTTCGATACGTTGTACGCCCCGTTCTACTCGGAAGATCTGGACCTGTCCTACCGCGCGTATCAGCGGGGTTGGACCGTGCTTTACGAACCGGAAAGCCGGCTCACCCACGAACACGGCGCGACGATCGCCACGCGGCACGACCGGGCCTTCATCGACCGCGTCAGCGCGAGAAACCGGATTCTCTTCGTGTGGCGCAACATGCGGGACCTCAGGTATCTGGTGTCGCATGTCTTCTGGATGATGGCTCGTTTCCTCGGCGCGGTGCTGAAGGGCGACCTGACCTTCCCGCGTGCGCTGATGGACGCGGCGCGCCTCGTTGATGCGGTGAGGACGCGGCGGCGATCCGACCCGGATCCCGTAGCAACCGACCGCGAGATCCTGGGGTCGACGTCCGGGTGGGCGGGCCGCGAAAGTTGA
- a CDS encoding glycosyltransferase family 2 protein, which translates to MQSLSVVVITYNEECKLRRCLDPVSWADEIIVVDSGSTDGTVEIAESCGGRVYQRPWPGFAGQRNFGMEQARGDWILFLDADEYVTEGLEARIRDLLRSGGDFDGYKIHRQEHFLRFPIRHGTLNPSYQPRLLKNGKGYWTGGAHAHIEINGHGELGLIHEDLYHDSHNTLSDFIARIDQYTSVDAEERIKAGQRVGRLRLVFSPLGMAWKCYIVKRGYRDGFPGLLFSLSMGIYSFLRLVKVWQGENGAEGRAEGPAKPSA; encoded by the coding sequence ATGCAATCGCTGTCCGTCGTCGTAATCACGTACAATGAGGAGTGCAAGCTCCGGCGCTGCCTGGACCCGGTTTCCTGGGCCGATGAGATCATCGTGGTGGACAGTGGCAGCACCGACGGCACGGTGGAAATCGCGGAATCCTGCGGGGGACGCGTGTATCAGCGGCCGTGGCCCGGTTTTGCCGGCCAGCGGAACTTCGGCATGGAGCAGGCCCGGGGGGACTGGATCCTCTTTCTCGACGCGGATGAATACGTCACGGAAGGGCTCGAAGCGCGTATCCGCGATCTGCTGCGGTCCGGCGGGGATTTCGACGGGTACAAGATCCACCGCCAGGAACACTTTCTCCGGTTTCCCATCCGGCACGGAACGCTCAACCCGAGCTACCAGCCCCGACTCCTCAAAAACGGCAAGGGGTACTGGACCGGCGGTGCGCACGCCCACATCGAGATAAACGGCCACGGCGAGCTTGGACTGATCCACGAAGATCTCTACCACGATTCGCACAACACGCTCTCTGATTTCATCGCCCGCATCGACCAGTACACCTCCGTGGACGCGGAGGAGCGGATCAAGGCGGGACAGCGCGTGGGACGGCTGCGCCTGGTGTTTTCCCCCCTCGGCATGGCTTGGAAGTGCTACATTGTGAAAAGGGGGTACCGGGACGGATTTCCCGGTCTCCTCTTCAGCCTGAGCATGGGGATTTACTCGTTCCTGAGGCTGGTCAAGGTCTGGCAGGGAGAAAACGGGGCGGAGGGGCGCGCGGAAGGTCCGGCAAAGCCCTCCGCGTGA
- a CDS encoding glycosyltransferase family 2 protein encodes MSLSVIIIARNEAPRIEACLQSARFADEIVLVDSGSDDDTVAIAREYADRVVESEWLGYGPTKQLALEHATGDWVLWLDADERVPPDLRDEILAVAAKDDRAGYRIARKTLFLGHWIRHCGWYPDYVLRLFRRGADPRFTDDEVHETLRIQGPVGDLKHPMIHDTDPTLHHYLDKFNSFTSLGARQLYRSGRRFRLTDLVFRPIFTLFKMYVLRRGFLDGLPGFILCGLSACYVFTKYAKLWHLHLRGSADAESGAGGRSS; translated from the coding sequence ATGTCCCTTTCCGTCATTATCATCGCCCGGAACGAAGCTCCACGGATCGAAGCCTGCCTGCAGAGCGCGCGGTTCGCCGACGAGATCGTGCTCGTGGATTCGGGGAGCGACGATGATACCGTCGCCATCGCGCGGGAGTACGCCGACCGTGTCGTCGAATCGGAGTGGCTGGGCTACGGGCCGACCAAGCAGCTGGCCCTGGAGCACGCCACGGGCGACTGGGTGCTCTGGCTGGATGCCGACGAGCGCGTTCCACCGGACCTGCGGGATGAAATCCTCGCCGTCGCGGCAAAGGATGATCGCGCCGGTTACCGGATCGCGAGGAAGACGCTTTTCCTGGGACACTGGATCCGGCATTGCGGATGGTACCCCGACTACGTGCTTCGCCTTTTCCGGCGCGGGGCCGATCCCCGGTTCACCGACGACGAGGTGCACGAGACGCTGCGTATCCAGGGACCGGTCGGCGATCTGAAGCACCCCATGATCCACGATACCGATCCCACCCTCCACCACTACCTGGACAAGTTCAACAGCTTCACCAGCCTCGGCGCCCGCCAGCTCTACCGGTCGGGCAGGCGTTTCCGTTTGACAGATCTGGTTTTCCGTCCGATTTTTACCCTGTTCAAAATGTACGTATTGCGTAGAGGTTTTCTGGACGGCCTGCCGGGCTTCATCCTGTGCGGCCTTTCCGCCTGTTACGTTTTCACCAAGTACGCCAAGCTCTGGCACCTTCATCTCCGGGGCTCCGCCGACGCCGAGTCGGGCGCGGGGGGCCGATCCTCCTGA